The DNA window ttgtgccTACTTAATTTATTTCGGTTTTATGTCTCGTATCACTTTTTGTGATCTTGTGATTCTTCAACAGAAAAATGTTCTTCATTGATGtcatgttaaataatattttgtttcaccaaaacatacaaaaactttTGTATTGTTAAATGAACGTGgacgtttaaaaacaaaagcaaaagcTAATGAACATTGTTGGTACTCACTCATCAGGCAGACTATTGAGGATGCAATTTAAATGTGTCAGCTGTACGCCTTTCGGCATGCCCGTGGTGCCAGAGGAATACAAAATGAAGGCGATGTCACTCTGTCCCTGAACTTGCACTGGCTCAAACTTACTCACGTCAGCATCATTCGTGATCAAAGTTCTGATAGAAATTACTGACTCCGTGCCTTCATCCAGTGTTACAAACTTCTCTATGCAATCAAAACTCCTCAATATGTCACTATACGTATTCCAAAACAATTTCGAACATATAAAGTATTTCGGTTTCGTCAAACCTATCTTGTGTTTTAATACCGCTGAAATTaaagtgaaattaaaatttaatctgCTTACTGGTACATTAATTTACGAATAATCAgattaactttaataataattaaaagggAAAAGCTGACGATTCATGAATTTTACATTCGATATACTTTGTAAGCTGTGAAAACCTTAAAATATAAACCCAGGGACTAAAAGCTTATCTCATGCACTGCTCTTAAAGTAATATATCAACAAACCCTCTATTTTTTCAAACTGGAATCGCTATAAAATATATGAGGCGTTTAAAGAATGTGGTGGAAGTAAGATATTTTGTCTCACCTCTCCCGCTCTTTAAATCATAGGGGGTGTACGTCGCCCCGGTGAACACGATTGCAAGGACCGTCGGAACGAATTCATTGCGTTTTTCGGATCCGACTGCAACAATGTCGCCCCGCCCAACCCCCAGCTTTGTCAAAGCGGTGGACATATTGACGGCATATTGTGTGAATTCCTTGTATGTTAGTTTCTCACGTGTTTCTCCGAGTTCCTGGACGTTTAAGATAGATATGTTACTTTCTTATATAAGAGAGTTTTATATCTAATTTAAAGTGGACTGCTGAACTTGAccaaattaatagttttaataaaagtaggtGTTGATACAAAGGTGGAGTTAAAAGCAGTCGAAATAAGatacttaattactttatttatggaAAAAAATCGTACTTACCAACGCAATTTCATCTTTTTGTAGACGAAGACGGTCTAAAATGAACTTGCCGAAATTCAAATGCGCCGGTACTTGCACATTTTGATCACCGTACACGTAGTTATCGTCCGTAAACATTTTAGTTCAGAGTTTTATTCAAGACTTTCAAACCAATCACAGTTCGTACTTATTATagaataatgaatgaaaatatcTGCTATTTATAAGCgtaaaaagatattaattatttttattactattgataaataaataatgaagataGAAGTAATATAAGAGCGTGTATTCACTGGACTAATGTTCAGAACAGATTCCTAACACTGCAATATTAGATTGCGCTACCAGTTTTGAACGCCCACTATCATTTGTAAGTAGTTTGCGAAGACAATAGGGTAATAAACCTTCTAAACGATTATTTAGAGTTAAGTAGATAATGGAATGACATTGCTGTATTAAAACTCCATGGTTTACTTGCATTGATAATAAACCGTGCACTCTTTTCTTATCTTGTTTTTTCAAATGTAATTATGAATGTGGCAGTTTTCACAAAACGTGTTAGAATATTGTTACATGATTACTAAATATGGAGATTGTTTAAAATACATTGTCTGACCGAAACAATGAACCCAAGTCACTAAGCTAGGCAGTCGCATTTGTGATTACTTGACTTCTATTTACCTAATAAATCACGTCTTACATCagctataataatttaatacgctaataaaatggtaattgtatagatattttcaataaattattcaatactattacttaggtatatatcattaattgttttgttttgcttactttttaattatatatattaataaagaatatGTTTATGCTTACCTACACGGTTGGTTCCATGAGACGAGGTTCTTCAAAGGTACTTGTTATCTTATCACACTTATATCAAACTTACGGTGCTGAACATAGAGTCACAATTTGTAAGAGTACGATGGACACAAAACTAGATATAAAGGTTGTTTAACTTACGAATTAAGGATTATCGCACACATAAACAGCACGAACACGGCACGGCGTTTTTGCTTTGGAAACAATACGAAAATGCTGTAAGCGCGCTGTCAGCGCGTGGACCGGgcgcttacagcctttttgtatgaaatgtatCAAACGACATAAGATTTGATGTTCAAATTGAAATGATAAGTTTATTGCTGAGTTAGAGCGATGCCGGTAAAGTGTGGTATGTCCTTAAGTTCAGGTTTTGAAATTTTCTAGATACACCACCAGAGAAATTTCAAAAACTGAACATTTCTAAAATTTTTGCTTCTTGGGGTTTGAATTCTAGATTTCATTTCTAGCAGTCTACGTTTCAGTCTCTCCTGCACGTGCAGGAGCTGatgtgaaatttggaacaggagtagattgtAGTcgggaataacacataggctactttttatcccacgggatcgcgggcgaaaccgctgacaGGACCTAgtaatcatataaataaatcaatcaaccAAAACATAATTACGGGATTCTGCGAAATACAACCATCTTGCTGTATATTCCTATGGGATTATACGGAATCTTCGATCAACACGGTTTGAGTACTAATCCCAAACCCTGATTCGCAAGCTTTATGTCATATACAAATTAGTTTTGGTACATCATATTCATGTACCATTTCTTTATTTGGAAATGTGATTTGTGATACCAGTTCTGTAATTTTAACTAGGCTGAAAacttatatacttactataGATACCTGTAGTGGTGGTCAGTGGTAGTGCCTAGGTACTGCTACTATGGGTACTTACTACTAGGTGTAAGTAATACTCATTGTAAAAGATATACTTACAATGGGATTGTCATACCTCActagatacaaataaaataaggaaaaaaaactAGGCTGAAAATTGCTTATGAGTATTTGCTTGTTTATGAGTTGATAATGACTGGTTGGGTTAGAGTTAGAAGAAGgatttttttgtagatttaaaGTTACTCATTTCTTTGTTGAATGTGTAATAGTCCTTAAATAATGTATTGTCGTTTAAATAAAGCGAAACGTAGTAAGTTAACATCTCTTAATTACGACGTTGACGTTGAGTCTGTTCTGTAACTTcgtataaaacttttatttctcACAAAATAATACTCACTCTAATCCTACAAGTCGACACCATCCTTTGTACGAAATCAAAGGGAACTGGAGAAAATTGCCAACAATCGCACAACACTTTCGAGATGCACGTTATTGTCCAATTCGATTGGAAATTCACGAGTGGAAACTCGAATGCAGTAAATTACTAAGTAAGGTATCGATTGTTCCGGACTGTAGGGGGCAGTGTACCAGATTGTTACACCTTACTTATTAATACTGATAGCGATTCATTCCGAAGCCATACGAACTCGCATTACAGATGTAAAAGtcgtttgaaaataaaattgtatcggTCGTAGAGTAAAAGTAGCTCGGACACAGATTGAACAAAAGAAATCTTTCTACTTAACAATTCCCTGTGACGCTTCTGTTGAAAATATTCCCCAAGATATGTTTACCGAATCGATAGctgacatttatttatatcatattaaattaacttaagCTTTGCCTTCGCTTTGACACTTTTGTTGATTTTAACTTGAGAAGATTTTATCAAGATCCAGGAAACGAAAACAGAAGTTTAATTAATAGAAATCATGTTACTTGTCGGCTTGTCTTAAATTCTTCATATAATTAATGTACTCACTCAATATGTCAAAGAAACTCCTCTCCGTGAGAATTtctaagtacatattttaatatatcacAAGTTTCAAGGAGCTGTGGCGGGTCGCCTCGGTACTCGACGACTGAACCACTTGTCACTGTAGAGATCTCTAGAATGATCTCTTCCTAAGTTGTGGTAAACCTCGTTTCATAGGAACTATGTACTTACAACTTACGTACTTCTTACTCTTGACTATTTAATTAGAACGTCGACTCAAATGTAGGTCGTAGCAGGAATTATTCCGTCGTCATATGGATGTTTTTAATCCTTCCTTTTGTATGCAAAACGTTTACTAGTGAAACACGCATCGATACGCCTTTTCAGTTTCCAAAAAACCAGCCTTATTCATGTTGGATGTTGTACACTCTATGAAAGGGAACGTGGTTTGATTTTTTGTCATGGGAATTCCGCCGTCTGTGAGTCtctgacaaacaaacaaactttactaTTTATAGGTATGCAGCGGCCCGCCACGCCATTCAAAGGCATCGGACTCGCTGAATTATTACTCGGAAGCCTTCCTCgaattttcatagttttcacTTGCTCGATTGATATAGTCAGACAGATGCAGCAGTTCGGAACTTGTTTCATTGTATACGATGTCAGATTGTTATGATACTTGGGggaaaatataatgaaaacaaGGTTATAAGCTTCcttttatttccatattttacacatttatttGGCAGTTTTCATTTTGTAGCATTATGTAAATCATCACAAAAACTCCCTATGTCCCTATCGTCTCTAGTTGTATTTTACATTACGGCAAATAATCTATACAAGTTttacagtaaaaataatatcaaaagccTTACGTTATGAAGGTAAAGAAAATCGACCAGTTATTAACTACCAAAGCACAGTAGGTTACGTATTAATAATTCGTTAGTGTATACGTCGACTAAATCGTTTATCGGAAATAACATACCACCTACTTACAAGTTTTCATTTGGACAGTTATAGGTTTATCTCTAAAAAGTCTAGTTCTAGgcgcatttttataaaatcgatgTAGTAGAAAATTTGTGTACAAATTTTTCGTAACAACTAAGCGAACATaggaaagttatttttataaaagattgaTCGATAAAATAATTGGAATGTGAATCGATTCAGTAAGGTAGCGactaaatcataattatatctacAGTTATGCGAAATGATCCTATTAACATCTAGATGAATACAGTGACATACAGTATGATACGTGTCTAAAATAATGTTACAATTGTTTAGTCGACACTTTACCGAATTGACATCATATAAATTGACCTTTCGTACTCCtccaaacaaatataatttacaattctCCTTTTCAAAAATTACTATGAATTGACCATAAATTTAGGTActgaaaaatatcaattaatcacagaaaaataatatttgaataatagcaatttggcaaattattttggttttgacaaagaaattaatatgtatttaataacgCGAATAATTTATTGTCTGGTCAgcttaagaaaaatattaacaaaaattaaaactagcaacaaaataaactaattcatcatcacaatattacaaatatcaagaaaataaaatatacctcgCTATGATTATTACTTGACAAATTAAAGTGAAACCTAACACGGAATTTACTTGGTGGAAACTCGCTGAGTTTTCTAGGTCATCATCTGGAAAAGAAAAACATTCGTTCAATTTTGATCTTAAGCTTATATAACAATAAGATTTATTGTTACGTGaaaaaattcttaaaataaatcgtGATTTAGTGTTGGGTTCATATTAAGTGCTTTATTTTTAGTTGCGATGAGTAAGTAGTTGTGGAATTTGACAATaagaataatgaaataatgtctatttctgtaaatagactTCATAATGCCACTTAGACAGATGTAAGTAATTTAAGCTTAATGTGGTTAAAACTCtaaaaaacttcaaaaaaatcttattttactATATTGTGTCATGTGAATCCATCAGTATGGCATATCTACATAGAGCTGCTTCTACGTATAACGTTTCATGGAGCTGTCACACATTTAAGTGATAAAACTACTCTAGAGTCATTAAtatcgttaaaatatttaccgAAATCACTTAGTTGTTCGCCGTACATTTCACCTTGGAAGTTGGAACTAATTGCGTCACTACTTTGGACGATTTGCGGCAAACctgttaaaatatgaatatcaataaaCTATTCAGCGTTGATTAAAGAAAATTGTACAATAGTAAAGAGAAAATTACCTTTCTTTCTAATTGTTTGATTGTCTAACACTGTTTTCTGTGTTGTCGTGAAGGCCGACGGAGGAGCCGGTATCTCTGTAACAAATTGATTCTTGTAAACGGTTTCAATAAATGGCTCGTAAAGTaatatcaattataattattaaaacatgcCTCTTTAAGTTTTCGGAACGTTATTAAAGAAATGATTCCCTAAAAGGTCTCGGATCAAAaagtatttatcaatattttttttctgagaaGACTCAATAAAATGTGCAAGTGTTTTTCTGAAGGATACCCCAGAAAAGCTTTACCGATAATTGACAGGCAGTTTTGCGTGATTTTCCCACACTTCCGAATTCCCTGAGATCGTAAAAAGGCTCTTTGTTTTTACGAGTCTTTCAGCGCTTTCAATCGTTCTCTCCAACGGGAGCCGTTTTAAATCAATCTactaatgttaaaaaattaccATCAAGTTTGATGATCCCGTCTGTTTCTCCCAGCGAGTTCTTCGCGATACATTTGTAGAAGCCGAAGTCTTCCTTGGTGATGTTCTTGATCTTCAGCATCATGAACTTGTTGTAACCACTGTCCATCGGGAATGCTTCGTACTTGCCTCCTATAATTTCCATttctacttaaatataaaacctgtatgcgttattacattaaaagtaagcaataaatcatattatttacttttttgattAAAAAGTAGAAGGAAATGCAGTAgaaatttccataaaaaacttGAGCATTCGCAATAAACTGCTCATAAAATAGTTTCAAAGATATCAACTCCAATAACCTATTTAATAAGTTGCTCTACTCGAAAACTAGAACGTTCACGCTAGAAAGTTGATATTCGACGAACAACCACTGCAGAGTCAATACAAATGCTGAGTTCCATGCAAAAATACCGGTTGTTACTGCAGAATCAGTTTAGGTATGAGATACCGGCAACGTAAAGAAAATTGCGAACAGTTTTTGATTCAAAGTTGTTATTCGACTTATTTATCAATCGCCGGAGCTGAGCTGAAGTGGAAATAGTGAACTATTTCATTATACAAGTATTCTCTATTCGCGCATGAATAAGTACATTGGGAACGTATTCGACTAGGTACACCTCGTTCGCCGGTTCCGATGTTCCGATACAAGGGAAACTATTTTCATTATGAAGTCATAAATCAATGATACAATCGAACGATGGCTTACTTGACGGGAACGCATGTTATTTATGCCAATATGATAAATGTACGTATTTGTGTTTTGTTCCCAGTTCTGATAATATGGCGTTTATTGCTTGTTAGGAATATATATAGTTATAGATAGTTGTTTAAAATTGAAGTTAATAAATTTATAGGGAACTCATTATTTAGGAAACTATAGGTAAAACTTTTGTTAGTTAACTGTAAATGATTAAGCAATattcattacattatattatttatgctaCCTATTGAGCTAAAGTTTATAGgtatatctacataattttatttttccttgttgattgttttgtgataaaatattataatatatttatttgtaaccatcacaaacatttattgtaaccacaatataggtacttagttaagctgacaacacaataaaaaaaagttaagctCTGTTCTGATTCCTAAAAAACCCaacaagaaaattaattgtACTAATTAAATACAACAAACGTTTTCATGACAAATGaggatgccagagtttctatgaaatctggtctCTGGAAATCTGGTCTGTggaatgatgtaacacacatagctattggaaggtgggaccaggatttgcatcctctttttgtactaaaaagtgtaaatactaaaaatttaagtgtgggagagccatgcttcggcacgaatgggccgactcgatcggagtgataccacggcctcacagaaaaccgacgtgaaacaacgcttgcgttgtgtgagtgaggttaccggaggcccaattcccccctttccaatcttcccaatccccgaacaacaacccttaaattcctaacccccaaaaagccggcaacgcacttgtaacgcctctggtgtttcaagtgtccatgggcggcggcgattgcttaccaggtgatacgtcggctcgtttacgtgtttcataaaaatatataattatatatacagcgtgtaacaaaatacccatatacatcaagaagcactgaagaatacaggttgaatagaatctctacaaaaagtttcagcttaaaatacgtttaaaaaaaattggtaccaaatacttggtgtcgcatggtttttgatcatcatacaaacgtatcacaacactacaggggtctctcgctaattacgaaacatttctttagtaaatctgatcgcctaggaCCTGtttctacctaattttgatgttcggtttctggaattttatgtattggaaaaattcataacttcgttccatgaaaacatgagtttaaaaacccttcccgtatcgtttgttatgttgtctagaaaccgtgcacttgatatgtataccccctttttgttacaccgtgtatataattatgttaatatacGAGAACAATCATAGAATACAGGACTCACCGGAAATAATCATGTCCCCGCGGTCAGTGGTCCAGTAGTTGATGGAGGAGGGGTACGCCTCCGTGTGGCACTCCAGCGTCACGTCCTGCCCAATGTATGCACCTTCCAGCTGATTCGGTATCGACAGCATTGGTGGAACTGTTTTCAATATTTGATAGGTTAGGTATGTTAGAAAGTCTGACATATGGGTAATTGAATAAgtgttattgatttattgtattgaaGACACTTGAAGGTAAAGTCGGTAATTGTTTCTTTTCTATACTTCTTGGACGAGGATTGCTGTGTCATGCTATATCATTGTAGCAGCTACGCAGAATTTTCTAACTATTTTCCAACTTAAATCTACTTGTATAAATCACAGCAAAACTTAAACTgtttaagtacatagtaaaaatatttgtacaagaCACCTACAACAATAGACCCACGCATCAAACACGACAACATATTATCCAaaaatagaaattgaaaaacaaatcgAAGTTTCAAATTACATAACCAATTCGAAAACAATGTACCTAACCGTTTATAAAGAGGTTTAATAATAGAGCAGGCACGCTTCAATTGACATCGTCAACATAACCAACTCACTTCAGAATTACCCTTTAAAAAGATATCACGTACTTTTGCCCCCATTTCCTCAAAGTGGGGATATTAAGTATTAATACACAAGCATGTTTAATTAAGGCCAGTTTACTTAAACTGTGTGTATCTAACATGTGTAAATCTGATTTATTCGGGTCTCTAATGATAGAGTGTCGAATAGCCGAAGCGATTGGAAGTGGGAAATCGATAAACACGAGTAGAGACACCCAAGCTATTACAGCTCTAATAAAACACGGATGACAAACCATTGTGTCTACAGGGCTAGACTCGTTCGCTTGTCAATTTATGTTGTTAGTCTGCAGGTGTGAACCAACCCTAGATTCTGTTATTAGGACATCTACGTACACGGATTTTCGGTAAATTTCACTTATGGAATTGATTTCTCGTTGTATTTTCAAGAGGCTTCGAAGCTTTAAGGAAAATTAGCTAATTGGAAGATTTGAACTTTTCCTTTGTTGTTTTACTTAGCGCATCCCACCAATCTGTTAACAGTAATAATATGTACGCTTTTGATTCCTAAACAAATTAACAGATGTAATATTAAgtgattaacttttttattcgaTTTCATTTTATATACCATTGTATTAGGTGACACTTATCTTTATTGAACAATTATCTACAACTATCTATACTTTACCTATTATTACTGAAAGCTTcgaagacaaaaaaaatataagtatttactaattatttcaacatttttgtCGAACCGCAAGCGATCACGTCAATCACGTTTACAATATTCCATGATGTGACTGACATCATTGCATATGTTCTATAATAACATTCCAACTTTTCATCCTTAAATTTTAGATTCtctcaattttaatataatttaatttcgtatTACGTCACAATGAACCATTATTATActccaattataatatttaattatgttaataaccTTCAAACTATGGCCAAGTCTTcaataatttgtaataatttcTCTTCCATCAAGTTAATTAACAAGTTTCAGTTCAGAAATATCTCCTTTAACTTTGGATAGTGCTAACCTACTTTTGTCTTTGACTTCTATTAAATGGTCCAAATTATTGTCAATTACAATTTGAATTGTTCGAAAGCTCTCTTATATGTACATAGCTAATGCAATTAGTTGGAGTTAGAAAAGGGCTAGTTTAGACAATTACTGTAAAAATTCTACGTAGGTATCTcgtcttttatttaaatgaaagtgATCGTAAGTACATTGAccgatctaaaaataaaatcaaaaacctTTTGGACGACTGATATCGTACcgcacaaaatgaaaaaaaaaccgaacATACGTAATAATATACCAAAAACAAGGGCTCAAATCAACCAGCATATTCACACAAAAGACGAGTCACATTGAAATTGTACACAGACACAAAATGAACGATTATTAAACTTAACACATTTAATTGCTTGGTAAATTGCCTGTACTACATAATCTAGTATATTATGATAACTAATTCTCAGTAAATTGACATCTATACCTGCTCAGTTCCACGTAACGTCATCTACAATTACAAGTGCTGTCACTTGTGTGTATTGAGAGCTGGGAATACCGAATACTCACACTGAACCATGAGCATGATCCGTTTACTAATCGATGGTGGCACCCCATTAGATGCTATGCACAGGTAAGCACCCATGTGTAACCGAGACACCTTTGTTATTGTCAACGTCTCTCCATCCACTACGCTAACTGCGAACAAAAATGAACATTAAGGATATTAACTCCAATATAAATGTATCACGATTCAATGATTCAAATACTAAGACTAGGCGAAATTTATGTCCTGTTCGAGACATTATTATGTAACGGGATCATAATATTCAAACCAAGCACTATTATTGCgaaattcattttcaatttgCTTTGAAAACGGACAGTCCATTTTACATTAAGTGCTTTCAACCACAGCTCTGAGAAAAGGCTTCGTGTTTTTCGGAATGTTTGAAAGAAAAACTCGAGATTGTTTTTCATACaacaa is part of the Spodoptera frugiperda isolate SF20-4 chromosome 30, AGI-APGP_CSIRO_Sfru_2.0, whole genome shotgun sequence genome and encodes:
- the LOC118269702 gene encoding lachesin isoform X2, with protein sequence MTPFIHLYCVIWIELLTGCCTTTGRELPTGQNVVSVAPIEVPDESMYPRFAEPIPNVTVTVGRDALLACVVDNLRGFKVAWVRMDTQTILSIHHNIITQNARISLSYNDHRSWYLHIKNVQEVDRGWYMCQVNTDPMRSRKGYLQVVVPPSIIDNMTSTDMVVREGSDVTLVCRASGYPEPYVMWRREDGQDFNYNGESVSVVDGETLTITKVSRLHMGAYLCIASNGVPPSISKRIMLMVQFPPMLSIPNQLEGAYIGQDVTLECHTEAYPSSINYWTTDRGDMIISGGKYEAFPMDSGYNKFMMLKIKNITKEDFGFYKCIAKNSLGETDGIIKLDEIPAPPSAFTTTQKTVLDNQTIRKKGLPQIVQSSDAISSNFQGEMYGEQLSDFDDDLENSASFHQVNSVLGFTLICQVIIIARYILFS
- the LOC118269702 gene encoding lachesin isoform X3; the protein is MTPFIHLYCVIWIELLTGCCTTTESMYPRFAEPIPNVTVTVGRDALLACVVDNLRGFKVAWVRMDTQTILSIHHNIITQNARISLSYNDHRSWYLHIKNVQEVDRGWYMCQVNTDPMRSRKGYLQVVVPPSIIDNMTSTDMVVREGSDVTLVCRASGYPEPYVMWRREDGQDFNYNGESVSVVDGETLTITKVSRLHMGAYLCIASNGVPPSISKRIMLMVQFPPMLSIPNQLEGAYIGQDVTLECHTEAYPSSINYWTTDRGDMIISEMEIIGGKYEAFPMDSGYNKFMMLKIKNITKEDFGFYKCIAKNSLGETDGIIKLDEIPAPPSAFTTTQKTVLDNQTIRKKGLPQIVQSSDAISSNFQGEMYGEQLSDFDDDLENSASFHQVNSVLGFTLICQVIIIARYILFS
- the LOC118269702 gene encoding lachesin isoform X1; translation: MTPFIHLYCVIWIELLTGCCTTTGRELPTGQNVVSVAPIEVPDESMYPRFAEPIPNVTVTVGRDALLACVVDNLRGFKVAWVRMDTQTILSIHHNIITQNARISLSYNDHRSWYLHIKNVQEVDRGWYMCQVNTDPMRSRKGYLQVVVPPSIIDNMTSTDMVVREGSDVTLVCRASGYPEPYVMWRREDGQDFNYNGESVSVVDGETLTITKVSRLHMGAYLCIASNGVPPSISKRIMLMVQFPPMLSIPNQLEGAYIGQDVTLECHTEAYPSSINYWTTDRGDMIISEMEIIGGKYEAFPMDSGYNKFMMLKIKNITKEDFGFYKCIAKNSLGETDGIIKLDEIPAPPSAFTTTQKTVLDNQTIRKKGLPQIVQSSDAISSNFQGEMYGEQLSDFDDDLENSASFHQVNSVLGFTLICQVIIIARYILFS